One segment of Humidesulfovibrio mexicanus DNA contains the following:
- a CDS encoding RNA polymerase sigma factor, with translation MNDAEIVRRVLDGDVNAYALLVDAHSAQIMGIAARHVPPDRAAEVAHDTFVRAFERLATYKGESPFVHWLTRIALRRCADFWRGRARSRETPFSALGTGAREWIESIPDSAAEDVDAHAERNEAGVILDWALAQLTPDDRQVLVMTHMDGQALNDVAELMGWSLSKVKVRSHRARRKLRDVLGRMLD, from the coding sequence ATGAACGACGCCGAAATTGTGCGCCGGGTGCTTGATGGCGATGTGAACGCCTACGCGTTGCTTGTCGATGCGCATTCCGCGCAGATCATGGGCATCGCCGCCAGGCATGTGCCGCCGGACCGCGCCGCAGAGGTTGCTCACGACACGTTTGTGCGCGCCTTTGAGCGTCTTGCCACGTACAAGGGCGAGAGCCCTTTCGTGCATTGGCTGACGCGCATAGCGTTGCGCCGGTGCGCGGATTTTTGGCGCGGTCGTGCCAGGAGCCGTGAGACGCCCTTCAGCGCGTTGGGCACAGGGGCGCGCGAGTGGATTGAAAGCATTCCCGACTCCGCCGCCGAGGACGTGGATGCGCACGCCGAGCGAAACGAGGCCGGGGTCATTCTTGACTGGGCGCTCGCGCAGCTTACGCCGGACGACAGGCAGGTGCTCGTGATGACCCATATGGATGGACAGGCCTTGAACGATGTGGCGGAGTTGATGGGATGGAGTCTTTCCAAGGTCAAGGTGCGCTCGCACAGGGCGCGGCGGAAGCTGCGCGATGTGCTGGGACGTATGCTCGACTGA